In Trifolium pratense cultivar HEN17-A07 linkage group LG7, ARS_RC_1.1, whole genome shotgun sequence, a genomic segment contains:
- the LOC123895148 gene encoding pectinesterase-like, with protein sequence MAIIGKIFFMFLFLSSIFTIASSRKGPSSNNIDWWCNQTPHSQPCKNYTTQMNNNFKIKHRVEFRGMLVQLALKQALIMQKEAQENSHQNSLVHKMVHGDCLKLFENTIFHLNRTLEGLINANKTCSPHDAQTWLTTSLTNIETCKSGALELDAQDFNFIVQTNVIEMIRNILAINMYFMKHNKETKEGLFPSWFSRHEKKLLQSNSSLKFNLVVAKDGSGHFKTVQAALDAAAKRKFKTRFVIHVKKGVYRENIEVAVHNDNIMLVGDGMQNTIITSSRSVQGGFTTYSSATAGIDGLHFIARDITFQNTAGPHKGQAVALRSASDLSVFYRCAISGYQDTLMTHAQRQFYRQCYIYGTVDFIFGNAAVVFQNCNIFARKPLDGQANMITAQGRGDPFQNTGISFHNCQIRAASDLKDVVDKYNTFLGRPWQQYSRVMVMKTFMDTLVSPLGWSPWGDTDFAQDTLYYGEYENYGPGASTKERVKWPGYHVITSPNEASKFTVTGLLAGPTWLATATVPFTSGL encoded by the exons ATGGCAATCattggaaaaatatttttcatgttCTTATTTTTATCTTCAATTTTCACAATAGCCTCATCAAGAAAAGGCCCTTCCTCAAACAACATAGATTGGTGGTGCAACCAAACACCACATTCTCAACCATGCAAAAACTACACAACTCAAATGAAcaataatttcaaaatcaaacatagAGTTGAATTTAGAGGAATGCTAGTTCAATTAGCATTAAAACAAGCTCTTATCATGCAAAAAGAAGCACAAGAAAATTCTCATCAAAATTCATTGGTGCATAAAATGGTTCATGGTGATTGTTTGAAGCTTTTTGAAAACACAATCTTTCATCTCAACCGTACACTTGAAGGCTTAATCAATGCAAACAAAACATGTTCACCACATGATGCACAAACATGGCTCACAACTTCTCTCACAAATATTGAAACATGTAAAAGTGGAGCTTTAGAACTCGATGCTCAAGATTTCAATTTCATTGTGCAAACCAATGTCATTGAGATGATAAGGAACATTTTAGCCATCAATATGTATTTCATGAAACACAACAAAG aaacaaaagaagggttGTTTCCAAGTTGGTTTTCTAGGCATGAGAAGAAGCTTTTACAGTCTAACTCTTCACTAAAGTTCAATCTTGTGGTGGCAAAAGATGGTTCTGGACATTTTAAGACAGTGCAAGCTGCTCTTGATGCTGCTGCTAAGAGAAAATTTAAGACAAGGTTTGTGATACATGTGAAGAAAGGTGTTTATAGAGAGAATATTGAGGTTGCTGTGCATAATGATAATATTATGTTAGTTGGTGATGGGATGCAAAATACTATAATAACAAGTTCTAGAAGTGTTCAAGGAGGTTTTACAACTTATAGCTCTGCTACAGCAG GCATTGACGGACTTCACTTCATTGCACGTGACATCACCTTCCAAAACACTGCTGGTCCACACAAGGGTCAAGCCGTAGCGCTTCGATCAGCCTCTGATCTCTCAGTATTCTACCGTTGTGCCATATCAGGTTATCAAGACACCCTAATGACTCATGCACAACGTCAATTTTACCGACAATGCTACATCTATGGCACCGTAGACTTCATCTTTGGCAATGCTGCAGTGGTATTCCAAAATTGTAACATTTTCGCAAGAAAGCCTTTAGATGGTCAAGCTAACATGATCACAGCCCAAGGTCGAGGTGACCCATTTCAAAACACCGGAATTTCATTCCACAATTGTCAAATTAGGGCTGCATCCGATCTAAAGGACGTCGTCGACAAGTACAATACCTTTTTGGGCCGGCCTTGGCAACAATACTCGAGAGTTATGGTAATGAAAACTTTTATGGACACTTTAGTGAGCCCATTGGGTTGGTCTCCATGGGGTGACACTGATTTTGCTCAAGACACATTGTATTATGGTGAGTATGAAAATTATGGGCCTGGCGCATCAACAAAAGAGAGAGTGAAATGGCCCGGTTATCATGTGATAACAAGCCCAAATGAAGCCTCAAAGTTTACTGTTACTGGACTTCTTGCTGGCCCAACATGGTTGGCTACAGCTACTGTGCCATTTACCTCTGGTCTTTGA
- the LOC123895149 gene encoding protein DETOXIFICATION 18-like, with amino-acid sequence MAARTPLLVPIDDNGEQNTRTQTERWWNKVLDIEEAKIQLMFSLPMILTNLFYYLITLVSVMLVGHLGELQLAGSTLANSWFSLTGVAVMVGLSGALETLCGQGFGANEYHMLGIYLQGSCIISFIFSIIISIIWFYTEHILVLLHQSQDIARTAALYMKFLIPGLFAYSILQNMLRFLQTQSVVMPLVILSAIPALVHVGIAYGFVEWTSLNFIGGPIATSISLWISMIMLGLYVIYAKKFENTWKGFSMQSFHYLLTNIKLALPSAAMVCLEYWAFEVLVFLAGIMPDAQITTSLIAICANTEFIAYMITYGLSAAASTRVSNELGAGQPERAKQAMGVTLKLSLLLGFCFVLMLLFGHDIWIQLFSNSPIIKKEFASVTPLLAISILLDSIQGVLSGVARGCGWQHLAVYVNLATFYLIGLPISCLLGFKTNLQYKGLWIGLICGLVCQTGTLLLLTRYVKWTKLNVSDDKDNDQLIVA; translated from the exons ATGGCAGCAAGAACACCTCTGTTGGTGCCAATTGATGATAATGGAGAACAGAACACAAGAACTCAAACAGAGAGATGGTGGAACAAAGTATTGGATATAGAGGAAGCAAAAATTCAATTGATGTTTTCATTACCAATGATTCTTACAAActtgttttattatttgatcACTTTGGTTTCTGTGATGCTTGTTGGTCATCTTGGTGAGCTTCAGTTAGCTGGTTCTACTCTTGCTAATTCTTGGTTTAGTCTCACTGGTGTGGCTGTTATG GTTGGTTTAAGTGGTGCACTAGAAACACTCTGTGGACAAGGATTTGGTGCAAATGAATATCACATGTTGGGAATTTATCTACAAGGCTCATGCATCATATCTTTCATCTTTTCTATCATAATATCAATTATTTGGTTCTATACAGAACACATTCTAGTGTTACTTCATCAATCACAAGACATTGCTAGAACAGCTGCACTCTACATGAAGTTTCTCATACCAGGATTATTTGCATATAGTATCTTACAAAACATGTTGAGATTTCTACAAACACAATCTGTGGTAATGCCACTGGTTATTCTTTCAGCTATTCCAGCATTGGTTCATGTTGGAATTGCATATGGATTTGTTGAATGGACAAGTTTGAATTTCATAGGTGGACCAATTGCAACTTCTATTTCACTTTGGATATCAATGATAATGTTAGGATTATATGTCATATATGCAAAGAAATTTGAGAATACATGGAAAGGATTTTCAATGCAATCATTTCATTACCTGCTTACAAACATAAAACTAGCTCTGCCCTCAGCAGCAATGGTATG TTTGGAGTATTGGGCTTTTGAAGTTTTAGTTTTCTTAGCTGGAATAATGCCTGATGCACAAATAACAACTTCATTGATTGCAATATG TGCAAACACAGAATTCATTGCTTACATGATCACTTATGGTCTTAGTGCTGCTGCAAG CACAAGGGTATCCAATGAATTGGGAGCAGGCCAACCAGAAAGAGCTAAACAAGCAATGGGAGTCACTCTAAAGCTTTCTCTACTTcttggtttttgttttgttttgatgctTTTATTTGGTCATGATATATGGATTCAGCTGTTTAGTAATAGTCCTATTATCAAAAAGGAGTTTGCTTCAGTAACACCATTACTTGCTATTTCCATACTATTAGATTCTATCCAAGGTGTCTTATCAG GGGTGGCTAGAGGATGTGGTTGGCAGCACTTAGCTGTTTATGTCAACCTTGCAACTTTTTATCTCATTGGTTTGCCAATTTCATGTCTCCTTGGATTTAAGACCAATTTGCAGTATAAG ggTTTGTGGATTGGTCTAATTTGTGGCCTGGTGTGTCAAACTGGGACACTGTTACTTTTGACAAGATATGTCAAATGGACTAAATTGAACGTTTCAGACGATAAAGATAATGACCAACTCATTGTTGCATAA
- the LOC123895146 gene encoding protein PLASTID MOVEMENT IMPAIRED 1-like: MAADNSTKRNSNVQLLEELEALSESLNQSHTTTARRAASLALPRTSVRFVPSSKDDNNDTAKLDNNKNSNKPKSRRMSLSLWKSRTNHEDVKASSPHTQPDDDKKFDEKEKSADKKGIWNWKPIRAISHIGKQKISCLFSVEILTAQFLPSSMNGLRLSVCVRKKENKDGAVQTMPSRVVQGAAEFEETLFIKCHVYCNQQGNGKNLKFEARPFWIYLFAVDAKELSFGRNSVDLSQLIQESIEKSRQGNRVRQWETNFSLSGKAKGGELVLKLGFQIMEKDGGIEIYNNEGNLMPSSRFKNLTSSFARRQSKTSFSMPSPRITNKNDAWTPSQRRLAEDIQEMDDLNLDDDDPIPNPVHDSYPSTHKLVDDKEKEEEFDLPEFEVVDKGIEVEEKKEYEGEGSEKSTSSAIVKEIVHDQLHLTRLTELDLLSKQIKALESMMGEHNKDFDTESQRLDSDEENVTREFLHMLEDQKSRIYRNNQSEIPPLQLEEHDDSSSSCGESNSKVYLPDLGKGLGCVVQTRDGGYLASMNPLDNHVARNETPKLAMQMSKPFVLTSQHSLNGLELFQKLAAIDLDELTSQIFSLMPIDELIGKTAEQIAFEGIASAIIQGRNKEGASSSAARIVSALKDMANAMSLGRQERISTGIWNVDDIPLTAEKILAFTMQKIEFMTIEALKIQADMAEEEAPFDVSSFSTKEENKDKDLLSSAISLEDWIRDLSYSNTNASSDNAELSNITLMFVVQLRDPIRRYEAVGGPMMVLIHAESVDTKGNDHYEDDEEKRFKVSSMHVGGFKVRSGDGRKNGWDSVKQRLTSMQWLIEYGLGKAGKKGKAALVKGQDLLWSISSRIMADMWLKTMRNPNVKLL; encoded by the coding sequence ATGGCAGCTGATAACTCTACCAAAAGAAATTCCAATGTTCAGCTCCTTGAAGAACTTGAGGCTCTAAGTGAATCCCTTAACCAATCACACACCACCACAGCTAGAAGAGCAGCTTCTTTAGCTCTTCCAAGAACCTCAGTTCGTTTTGTTCCATCTTCTAAAGATGATAACAACGACACTGCTAAActtgacaacaacaaaaacagcAACAAACCAAAGTCGCGCCGCATGTCTTTGTCTCTATGGAAATCAAGAACAAATCATGAAGATGTCAAGGCATCATCACCACATACTCAACCAGATGATGACAAAAAGtttgatgaaaaagaaaagtcaGCCGACAAAAAAGGTATTTGGAATTGGAAGCCTATAAGGGCAATTTCTCATATTGGAAAGCAGAAAATAAGTTGTTTGTTTTCTGTTGAAATTCTAACTGCTCAATTCCTTCCTTCATCAATGAATGGATTAAGACTTTCTGTTTGTGTTAGAAAGAAAGAGAATAAAGATGGTGCTGTTCAAACAATGCCATCAAGGGTTGTTCAAGGTGCTGCTGAATTTGAAGAAACACTTTTCATAAAGTGTCATGTTTATTGCAATCAACAAGGTAATGGAAAAAATCTCAAGTTTGAGGCAAGACCATTTTGGATATACCTTTTTGCAGTTGATGCTAAAGAGCTTAGTTTTGGAAGAAACTCAGTGGATTTAAGCCAGTTGATTCAAGAATCAATTGAAAAAAGCCGGCAAGGAAATCGAGTTAGGCAGTGGGAAACTAACTTTAGTTTATCAGGAAAAGCAAAAGGAGGAGAGTTGGTActgaaacttgggttccaaatCATGGAGAAAGACGGAGGAATAGAAATATACAACAATGAAGGGAATTTGATGCCTAGCAGTAGGTTCAAAAACCTCACATCTTCATTCGCTCGCCGTCAATCGAAAACATCATTTAGCATGCCTAGTCCAAGAATCACAAACAAAAATGATGCTTGGACTCCTTCACAGAGAAGGTTAGCTGAAGATATTCAAGAAATGGATGATTTGAatcttgatgatgatgatccaaTTCCAAATCCAGTTCATGATTCATATCCATCTACTCATAAACTTGTTGATGACAAAGAAAAGGAGGAGGAGTTTGATCTTCCGGAATTCGAGGTTGTTGATAAAGGAATTgaagttgaagagaaaaaagaatatgaagGAGAAGGATCAGAGAAATCAACTTCAAGTGCAATTGTCAAGGAAATAGTCCATGATCAGTTGCACTTAACAAGATTAACTGAGCTTGATTTACTATCTAAACAGATAAAGGCTCTTGAGTCCATGATGGGAGAACATAACAAAGATTTTGACACAGAATCACAAAGATTGGATTCTGATGAAGAAAATGTGACAAGAGAGTTTCTTCATATGCTTGAAGATCAAAAGTCTAGAATATACAGAAACAACCAAtctgaaattccacctttacaACTTGAAGAACATGATGATAGTTCTTCATCATGTGGAGAATCCAATTCCAAAGTGTATCTTCCTGATCTTGGAAAAGGCTTAGGTTGTGTTGTTCAAACAAGAGACGGCGGCTACTTAGCATCTATGAATCCTTTAGACAATCATGTAGCAAGAAATGAAACTCCAAAGCTAGCAATGCAAATGTCAAAGCCTTTTGTGTTAACATCACAACACTCCTTAAATGGATTAGAGTTATTTCAGAAATTGGCTGCAATTGATCTTGATGAACTCACCTCTCAAATTTTCTCATTGATGCCAATAGATGAACTGATAGGTAAAACTGCCGAACAGATTGCTTTTGAAGGCATTGCTTCAGCTATAATACAAGGTAGAAACAAGGAAGGAGCAAGTTCAAGTGCAGCACGGATAGTTTCAGCTTTGAAAGACATGGCAAATGCGATGAGTTTAGGAAGACAAGAAAGGATTTCAACAGGAATTTGGAATGTTGATGACATTCCACTTACTGCTGAGAAAATTCTAGCTTTTACAATGCAGAAAATTGAGTTCATGACTATTGAAGCATTGAAAATTCAAGCTGACATGGCTGAGGAAGAAGCTCCATTTGATGTTTCTTCATTCAGTACAAAGGAAGAGAATAAAGACAAAGATCTATTGAGTTCTGCTATTTCACTTGAGGACTGGATTAGAGACCTAAGTTATAGTAACACTAATGCAAGTTCTGATAATGCTGAACTATCAAATATCACATTGATGTTTGTTGTTCAACTAAGGGATCCAATAAGAAGGTATGAAGCAGTTGGAGGACCTATGATGGTGTTAATTCATGCAGAAAGTGTGGACACAAAGGGTAATGATCATTATGAAGATGACGAGGAGAAAAGGTTTAAAGTTAGTAGCATGCATGTTGGAGGTTTTAAGGTAAGGAGTGGTGATGGAAGGAAGAATGGATGGGATAGTGTGAAACAAAGGCTAACTTCAATGCAATGGTTGATTGAATATGGATTGGGAAAGGCAGGGAAGAAAGGAAAAGCTGCATTGGTAAAAGGGCAAGATTTGTTGTGGAGCATTTCATCAAGAATCATGGCTGATATGTGGCTAAAAACCATGAGAAATCCAAATGTTAAACTTCTTTAA
- the LOC123895150 gene encoding surfeit locus protein 6 homolog: protein MKIKNKQKGVVELDACQDLNSMIHENVPFFDKLINLIPDKFYLPTDDDEKPWFQGQSKGAKDEAKKRTKENVKKSKEDRLDPNKSFATTLDLLKQFLRKENVNDSDEVEGVVKRFMSGLDGDDRSLTYEELRQRLHRKLEEFRSNSGNAKRGDRRIEFSEKKRKRDNETELYESKPKTGDSPEKLKKDATEAANELVFGNVKLQDGEMQGKKRKISKQQVLERAKKLEELKKNDPEKGEAIAKKEAWKAALKRASGIKVHDDPKLIKKSIKNRKKRKQKSAEEWEERIQSRDQLKEEKQQKRSANIAERIHDKKMRKIAKREKKLLRPGSEGRNS from the coding sequence ATGAAGATAAAGAATAAGCAAAAGGGTGTTGTTGAGCTTGATGCTTGTCAAGATTTGAATTCTATGATCCACGAGAATGTCCCGTTTTTTGACAAATTGATTAATCTCATTCCAGATAAGTTTTATCTGCCAACTGATGATGACGAGAAGCCGTGGTTTCAGGGTCAAAGCAAGGGTGCAAAAGATGAGGCAAAGAAAAGAACTAAAGAAAATGTTAAGAAATCTAAGGAAGACCGTTTAGACCCTAACAAGTCATTTGCAACTACGCTTGACCTTCTCAAACAAtttttgagaaaagaaaatgtGAATGATAGTGATGAAGTGGAAGGTGTGGTTAAGCGTTTTATGTCAGGGTTGGACGGAGATGATCGGTCTTTGACCTATGAAGAACTACGCCAAAGGCTTCATCGCAAACTTGAAGAGTTTCGGTCAAATTCTGGAAATGCTAAGAGGGGTGATAGAAGGATAGAATTTTCGGAGAAGAAACGCAAGAGGGATAATGAGACTGAGTTGTATGAAAGTAAGCCTAAAACTGGTGACTCGCCAGAGAAGCTGAAGAAGGATGCCACCGAGGCTGCTAATGAGCTTGTGTTTGGCAATGTTAAACTTCAGGATGGCGAAATGCAagggaagaaaagaaaaatttcaaagcAACAGGTACTCGAAAGAGCTAAGAAGTTAGAGGAATTGAAGAAGAATGATCCTGAAAAGGGTGAAGCTATTGCTAAAAAGGAAGCATGGAAAGCAGCATTGAAAAGAGCTTCGGGAATTAAAGTTCATGATGATCCTAAACTGATAAAGAAAAGTATTAAGAACAGGAAGAAGAGGAAACAGAAAAGTGCAGAGGAATGGGAAGAGAGAATTCAATCAAGGGATCAGTTGAAGGAAGAGAAACAACAGAAAAGGTCAGCAAATATAGCTGAGAGGATTCATGATAAGAAAATGAGGAAGATTGCAAAGAGAGAGAAGAAGCTATTACGACCTGGATCAGAAGGTCGTAACTCGTAA
- the LOC123895145 gene encoding proline-rich extensin-like protein EPR1, producing MKLYKHICLFLFLFSLISSSQAYTFYVGGKDGWVLNPYQSYNEWTGRNRFQVNDILVFKYKKDSNSVLVVNKEDYDKCNKKNPIKKFDDGDFEFQLDRSGPFYFISGKDDNCEKGQKLIVVVLAVRKISPPYLPITQPNVPYTPPKGTPSPGNQPPYVPVTPSPVHNPPNVPYTPPKTPSPGNEPPYVPIAPPKTPSPIHTPPIVPYTPPKAPSPGNEPPYVPIITPPETPSPVHTPPSVPYTPPKSPSPRNEPPYVPITPPKTPSPIHTPPSVPYTPPKAPSPGNEPPYVPIIPPPKTPSPIRTPPSVPYTPPKAPSPGNEPPYIPITPPKTPSPIHTPPKTPSPGNEPPYIPITPPKTPPIQTPPIHTPPSVPYTPPKAPSPGNEPPYVPITPPKTPSPIYTPPKTPSPIHTPPSVPYSPPKAPSPGNQPPYVPITPPKTPSPIHTPPSVPYTPPKAPSPGNQPPYVPITPPKTPSPIHTPPSVPYSPPKTPSPGNQPPYVPITPPQNPSPIHTPPNVPYTPPKTPSPINEPPYVPITPPKNPSPIPTPPNVPYTPPKAPSPGNQPPYVPITPPKTPSPIHTPPSVPYTPPKTPSPGNQPPYVPITPPKSPSPIHTPPNVPYTPPKTPSPSNQPPYVPITPPKTPSPIHAPPNVPYTPPEAPSPKNQPPYVPITPPKTHPPTSNPIPPSIAPYTPPETPSPRNQPPYTPNPPKTPSPISQPPYVPITPPKSPSPIHTPPNVPYTPPTTPSPSNHPPNVPTTPSPISQPPYVPTPPKTPSPSSQAPYIETPPNTPIAPSPSNHPPNVPTPPKTPSPISQAPYIQTPPNTPSPTSQPPYTKTPRSTPSSPTSQPPYISTPPESTPSPSSHTPRGALSPISQPPYIQTPPNSHSPTSQPPYIKPPPNTSSPSSSPSSAQTPSESGITPSPLSPYPSNNLTSPSISPSASSPLSTTTSPPAPTPASSPISATTPTTSPAGSPLIASTPSPSSNVPGTQGSLSPSSTPIGTPSSSNDTSAGRTTSGVSSASPWGIWTYSITILAGAALTSTILG from the exons ATGAAGCTTTATAAACATATTTGCTTATTCTTGTTTCTCTTTAGTTTAATTTCAAGCTCACAAGCTTATACATTCTATGTTGGTGGAAAAGATGGATGGGTTTTGAACCCCTATCAAAGTTACAATGAATGGACAGGGAGAAATAGGTTCCAAGTCAATGATATTCTTG tttttaaGTACAAGAAGGACTCAAATTCAGTGTTGGTGGTGAACAAAGAGGATTATGATAAGTGCAACAAGAAGAATCCAATTAAGAAATTTGATGATGGTGATTTTGAGTTTCAATTGGATAGATCTGGTCCATTTTATTTCATTAGTGGAAAAGATGATAATTGTGAAAAAGGTCAGAAACTAATTGTTGTGGTTTTGGCTGTGAGAAAAATATCTCCTCCTTATCTTCCGATTACTCAACCAAATGTTCCTTATACACCTCCAAAAGGTACTCCATCACCTGGCAATCAACCTCCGTATGTTCCAGTTACACCTTCTCCTGTTCACAATCCTCCTAATGTTCCTTATACTCCTCCGAAAACACCTTCTCCTGGAAATGAGCCACCGTATGTACCAATTGCACCACCAAAAACACCTTCTCCTATTCACACCCCTCCTATTGTTCCTTATACTCCACCAAAAGCTCCTTCTCCTGGAAATGAACCACCATATGTACCAATTATAACACCACCAGAAACACCTTCTCCTGTACACACCCCTCCTAGTGTTCCATATACTCCACCAAAATCTCCTTCTCCTAGGAATGAGCCACCGTATGTACCAATTACACCACCAAAAACACCTTCTCCTATTCATACCCCTCCTAGTGTTCCTTATACTCCACCAAAAGCTCCTTCTCCTGGAAACGAGCCACCATATGTACCAATAATACCACCACCAAAAACCCCTTCTCCTATTCGCACCCCTCCTAGTGTTCCATACACTCCACCAAAAGCGCCTTCTCCCGGGAATGAGCCGCCATATATACCAATTACACCACCAAAAACACCTTCTCCAATTCACACTCCTCCAAAAACCCCTTCTCCGGGGAATGAGCCGCCATATATACCAATTACACCACCTAAAACACCTCCAATTCAAACTCCTCCTATTCACACCCCTCCTAGTGTTCCATACACTCCACCAAAAGCTCCTTCTCCTGGGAATGAGCCGCCATATGTACCAATTACTCCACCAAAAACACCTTCTCCAATTTACACTCCACCAAAAACTCCTTCTCCTATTCATACCCCTCCTAGTGTTCCTTATAGTCCCCCAAAAGCACCTTCTCCTGGGAACCAACCACCGTATGTACCGATTACACCACCAAAAACACCATCTCCTATTCACACTCCTCCTAGTGTTCCTTATACTCCCCCAAAAGCACCTTCTCCTGGGAACCAACCACCGTATGTACCAATTACACCACCAAAAACACCATCTCCTATTCACACTCCTCCTAGTGTTCCTTATTCTCCTCCAAAAACACCTTCTCCTGGTAATCAACCACCATATGTACCAATTACACCACCACAAAATCCTTCTCCAATTCACACCCCTCCTAATGTTCCTTATACTCCACCAAAAACACCTTCTCCAATAAATGAACCACCTTATGTACCAATTACACCTCCGAAAAACCCTTCTCCAATTCCCACCCCTCCCAATGTTCCTTATACTCCCCCAAAAGCACCTTCTCCTGGGAACCAACCACCATATGTACCAATTACACCACCAAAAACACCATCTCCTATTCACACCCCTCCTAGTGTTCCTTATACTCCCCCAAAAACACCTTCTCCTGGTAATCAACCACCATATGTACCAATTACACCACCAAAAAGTCCTTCTCCTATTCATACCCCTCCTAATGTTCCTTATACTCCACCAAAAACTCCTTCTCCTAGCAATCAACCACCATATGTACCAATTACACCACCAAAAACCCCTTCTCCTATACACGCCCCTCCGAATGTTCCTTATACTCCTCCAGAAGCTCCTTCCCCTAAAAATCAACCACCTTATGTTCCAATTACACCTCCAAAAACTCATCCCCCTACTTCCAATCCCATTCCTCCTAGTATTGCTCCTTACACTCCCCCTGAAACTCCATCCCCTAGAAATCAACCACCATATACGCCAAATCCTCCTAAAACCCCTTCTCCAATCTCTCAACCACCCTATGTACCAATTACACCACCAAAATCTCCTTCACCTATTCACACCCCTCCTAATGTTCCTTATACACCTCCAACAACACCTTCCCCTAGCAACCACCCTCCAAATGTTCCAACAACACCCTCTCCTATTTCTCAACCTCCATATGTTCCAACACCTCCAAAAACACCTTCTCCGAGTTCTCAAGCACCTTACATTGAAACACCTCCCAATACTCCAATAGCTCCTTCCCCAAGCAATCACCCTCCAAATGTACCAACACCTCCAAAAACTCCTTCTCCCATTTCTCAAGCGCCTTACATTCAAACACCACCAAACACACCTTCACCAACATCACAACCACCATACACTAAAACTCCTCGAAGCACTCCTTCTTCACCAACATCGCAACCACCTTACATTTCAACACCTCCAGAGAGTACTCCTTCTCCATCTTCTCACACACCTCGAGGTGCTCTTTCTCCAATTTCACAACCTCCATATATTCAAACACCACCAAACTCACATTCACCAACATCTCAACCACCTTACATTAAACCACCACCAAACACCTCTTCTCCATCATCTTCCCCGTCATCAGCACAAACTCCTTCCGAAAGTGGAATAACACCGTCTCCACTATCTCCGTATCCATCCAACAACTTAACATCACCTTCAATTTCACCTTCGGCGAGTTCACCATTATCAACCACTACTTCACCTCCAGCTCCCACTCCCGCGAGTTCTCCAATATCAGCCACTACTCCAACAACGTCTCCTGCGGGGTCTCCTCTAATAGCATCAACTCCGTCACCATCATCCAATGTCCCTGGAACACAGGGAAGTCTATCACCGTCGTCCACCCCTATAGGAACACCTTCTTCATCGAATGACACATCAGCAGGGCGGACAACAAGCGGAGTATCGTCTGCAAGTCCATGGGGCATATGGACTTACTCCATTACGATTTTGGCCGGTGCTGCACTCACCAGTACTATTCTTGGatag